Within Pseudomonas paeninsulae, the genomic segment CGACCATGACTTGATGATGCGAGCCTTTGAAAAGCATGTCCCCCGAGAAGTGGATGCGCTTATACATTCGGCGCTGGTTGGAGGCCTCGGTTTGTCCTGACTGACGAAACATGCCAAGTCAGGGATCGGGGAACTCCACAGGCGTTATATCTCCCCCCCGGGTACTCGCCCCCCCCTACGAGAGGGGGGTCATGTCTGCAATGCATGCTCAGGATGATGACGTAGAGGTTTCATATTGCCCACAGCGGTCAGTCATCCAGAGGAATACCGCCATGATGTACGAAAGCATCGATACCGCAGTCATTAACGATGAAGACCTGCCATGGGTTCCATTCGCCCCCTACAGCGAAGAAGTCTTCATCAAATACATCAAATGCGACCCGATCCGCGGCGAGACCATCACCCTGCTCAAGGCTCCAGCTGGCACTACGCTGCCTAAACACCACCACTCCGGCACCGTGATCGTCTACACCATCAAGGGTGCCTGGAAGTACATCGAGCACGACTGGGTTTCCAAGGTCGGCGGTGTGGTGTTCGAAACCGCCGGCACCAGCCATACCCCGATTGCGCTAGCCGAATACGGTGATGAAATCGTCACCCTGAACATCACCCAGGGCGACCTGCTGTATTACGACGAGCACGACAACATCTGCGCCATCGAGAACTGGAAGACCGGCGTGCAGCGCTATCGGGCCTTCTGCGAAGCCAATGGTATCGAAGCCAAGGACATCACCAGTTTTTCGGTCTGACCCGCCCCGGCGCTCCTCGCATCAGTGTGGGGAGCACCAGCAGCAATCGAAGCCAGCTGCAACCTGCGTAGGTTTCATGCTGCCCCCGGCAGGCACCCGCGCCCAGCCCCCTAGAGCGGTGAAAGCCGCTCAGAAAAACAACAATGGATGGAGATACCCATGATCCAGAAGCTGCAAATCTCCGGGCACTTCACGCTGAAACTGTGCACGCTGCTCGCCAGCTCGATCGCTTGCGCACAGGAAACGCTGCCCTTCCCGCCCACGCCTTCAGCCAGCGACGCAAAGCCAACGCTGCAGGAGTCCAACCACCAGAAGCGCCAGCAGCAATCACACTTACCGGCCGATGCACCGAACATTCTGGTGATCATGCTCGACGATGCTGGCTTCGCCCAGTCCGATACCGTCGGCGGAGCCATCCATACCCCAACCCTGAGCCGGGTCGCCGATAGCGGCCTGCGCTACAACGCCTTCCACACCACGGCCATCAGCTCGGCCACCCGCGCCGCGCTGTTGACCGGTCGTAACCATCACCGGGTCGGCAACGGGGTGATCGCCGAACTCGCCACTGACTGGGACGGTTATACCGGGGAAATCCCGAAAAGCTCGGCGACTATGGCCGAAGTGCTTAAACAATACGGCTACAGCACCGCCGCCTTCGGCAAATGGCACAACACGCCACCGCTCGATACCACGGCTGCCGGCCCGTTCGACACTTGGCCGACGGGTTATGGCTTTGAACATTTCTATGGTTTCCTTGCCGGCGAAACCTCGCAGTACGAACCGCGTCTGTACCGCGATACCACGCCAATCGAACCACCGCGCGATCCGAAATACCACCTCAGCGAAGACCTGGCAAACCAGGCGGTAAACTGGCTCCAGAATCAGCAAACCTACGCGCCGAGCAAGCCCTTCTTCCTCTACTGGACCCCGGGTGCCGTACATGGCCCGCACCAGGTGAACGCCGAGTGGGCGGACAAGTACAAGGGCAAATTCGCTGGCGGCTGGGATGCCTACCGCGAGCAGACCTTTGTTCGCCAGAAGGAGCTCGGTTTTATCCCCCAGGACGCCAAGCTCACGCCGCGCCCGACTGAATTACCGGCCTGGGACAGCCTTTCCGCGGAGCAACAGCAATACCAAGCACGGTTGATGGAAGTGTACGCAGGCTTCATGGAGCACGCCGACACTCAGGCCGGAAAGATCCTCGACGAACTGGAGCGCGAGGGTAAACGCGACAACACCTTGATTTTCTATGTATTCGGAGACAACGGTGCCTCTGCTGAAGGCATGGAAGGCTCTATCAACGAACTGCTGTCCCAAAACGGCATTCAGGTGCCCAAGGAGCAGCAGTTAAAGGTTCTCAACGGTATGTACGGTGGTCTGCCCGCACTGGGTGGGCCGACGCTTGAAAGCATGTATAGCGCCGCCTGGGCCTGGGCAGGTTCAGGGCCGTTCCCCGGCACCAAACTGGTGGCTGGCTACTTCGGTGGAACCCGTACGCCATTGGCGGTCTCCTGGCCGAAGCAGATCAAGGCTGACGCCAAGGTTCGCGGGCAATTCCACCACGTCAACGATATCGTCCCGACGGTCTATGACATTCTTGCCATCACCCCGCCGAAGGAGGTCAACGGCGTCGCCCAGGATCCGCTGGACGGCATCAGCATGCGTTACACATTCGGCGATGCCGAGACAAAATCGCAGAAGCTGGTGCAGTACTTCGAAGTCCTCGGCAGTCGCGGCATTTACAAGGACGGCTGGATGGCCTCGGTATTCGGCCCGCGCAAACCTTGGGTACAGGGCTTTGCCCAATTCATGGGCTGGAGCCCGGAGAACGACCAGTGGGCGCTCTACAATCTGACGAATGATTACTCGCAAGCCACTGACCTGGCCGCCAGCAATCCAGAGAAGCTCGCCGAGTTGAAGGCCGAGTTCGATGCCCAGGCCACGGCCAACCATGTCTACCCGATCGGTGCCGGCCTTTATCCGTTCCTTAACCCGAGCGCACGGATTGCCACCAACCAACGCGAATGGCATTTCAGCGACCGTATCAACCGCCTGCCGGAGTTCGCCGCGCCCAACCTGCGCAACCAGAACAATACGGTCGTGGTGGAGGCCGTAGTACCGGCAAATGCCAGTGGCGTGCTGTATGCCATGGGCGGTATCGGTGGCGGCGTGAGTCTGTATCTGGATGACGGCTATCTGGTCTACGAGTACAACGCGCTAGCCATCGCTCGAGTCAAACTGCGTTCGGCTGAGAAAGTGCCAGCGGGCAAGGTCAGCATCGAAGTGCTCACTGCGATGGCGTCGGCCAAGCCTGGCTCACCGGCCAGCCTCAGCCTGCGTTTGAATGGCCAGGAAGTCGCCAAGGGTGCCACGCCCTTCACGCCACCCCTGACCTTCACCGCCAGTGAGACCTTCGACGTGGCCAAAGACCTTGGCTCGCCGGTATCCCTCGACTACTTTGAGCGCGCGCCCTTCGCCTTCAACGGCAAGGTCAACGACGTGCACGTCGCCTACACCCCTTGAGTCGGTGACGGCCGCCCTGGGCTAACCGGGGCGGCTTTTGCGGTACACGCCCGCTATCAAAACCTCCTGAGCGACGGATTCCGACATGAGTTTCGTTGCCTCACTCAATCAGATTGTCCTGTCTGTGGTCGATCTACGATTGGCCGAGCACTGGTTCCGCTAAGGCTTCGGCCTGGCCGAAACCGACATTCCCTTACATAGCCCGGAACACGAAGCACTTTGGGGGCTGGCCGGGGCTCAGCAAAACAGCCGCGTATTTCTCGCCGGTGATGTGTTGCTGGAAGTCGTGCAATACCTGCAACCGCTCGGCAAACCCTGGCTGGAGAGCTATCGAATCCCTGACCAGGGCATCTCAATGCTTTCGACGCACACAACAAACAGGACTTGATGACGGTTTACCACCGCGCCTGTGCCGGCGGCGCCCGACTGAATTTTCGCCCCGGGTGGTGTACGTCAACAACGGCCAGGGTTTCTCCTACGAGGTACTGTGGTTGAAGCCGGGGATTGCGTTCTCATTGAGGTTGAAGCCCTGGGTGCTTCCTACGTGCCCCATGCGCTTGAGGTGTCGAGTGAAAGCGCGATGCAGGCGCTTGCCGGCCATATTCACGCCACCCTGGGCACTCTCGATGTACTGATCAACAACGCCGGCATCAGCTACCTCGGCCAGTTTCTCAAAAGCGACCTGGCCCACTGCCGACGGGTCATGGATATCAACGTGATGGGCGTGGTGCATGGTTGTTAACACTTCATCCCGCAGATGATCCAGGCCGGTGGCCTTCGTCATGTGCTGAATGTGGCTTCGGTTGCAGGCATCTATCCCTCGCCGACGATGGCTGCCTACGCGGCCTCAAAACATGCAGTATTCGGCTTCAATGAAGTACTGAAGATGGAACTGGCCAACACCAGCGTCAGCGTCACCACGGTCTGCCCTGGTATCATCAATAGCCGATCACCCATGCCCGCAACAACATCTCGTCGTCGATCACCGATGAACAGCTCGCCCGCCTGCAGGCTTATTACCAAGCCAAGGGCTGCGAGCCTGATCTGGTCGCCGAAGGCATGGTGCGCGCCGTACTGAAAGGTCAGGACCTGTTGCTGATCAGGCCCTTCGCCGAGCTGTTTTTTTATCTGAGCGTGTATCCCTTGGCCTGATGCGCCGGGTGATCCTGCGCGACGTGCGGAAAATTGGCTACCTCTGACCGCCCCCTGCCCCCCCGTCGCGGGGGGGGGCTACGGGGCGGTGGCCCCTTAGCCTGTAAGCGAACCGCAGCGGCCTGCTGAGCGGTCTGCACAGCACGCGGGAACCCAGCCATGCTCACCACCGACGCCACGCCTCAAGGCCTGCACCTTATGGCCAAACCGATCGGGCCGATCTGCAACCTCGACTGCAGCTACTGCTTCTATCTGGAAAAGGAGCAGCAATACCCGCCGCGCGAGCGCTTCAGCATGCCCGATGAGGTGCTGCGCGCTTATGTGCAGCGTTATATCGCCGCCCAGAACAGCCCCGAAGTCGAGTTCACCTGGCAGGGCGGCGAGCCGACGCTGCTTGGGCTGGAGTATTTCCAACACGCGGTCAGCTACCAACGCCAGTTCGCTGGCGGCAAGATTATCCGCAACACCCTGCAGACCAACGGCACCCTGCTCGACGACGATTGGTGCGCCTTTCTCGCCCGCGAGAATTTCATGGTTGGCCTCAGCCTCGACGGCCCGCGCGAGGTGCATGACCTCTATCGGCCAGACAAACGTGGGCGTTCGAGTTTCGACGATGTCATGCGCGGCCTCGGCCTGCTGAAGAAGCACGAGGTCGAGTTCAATGTACTGGTCACCGTGGCCCGCGAGGTGGCCCATTACCCACTGCAGGTTTATCGCTTCCTCAAGGCCGAGGGAGTTCGGCATATCCAATTCAATCCAGTGGTGGAACGCCAGCCGAGCCAACCCGAAGTCAGCCAGGGCCTGCACTTCGCCACCCCACCGGAACTGCGCTTACGCGCCGTGCCCGAACCCGCGGCAGTGACTGTTCAGAGTGTCGAACCTGAGCGTTATGGCGACTTCCTGATTGCCATCTTCAACGAATGGGTACGCCAGGATGTCGGCAATATCCACGTGATGAATTTCGAATGGGCCCTGGCTTCCTGGTGCCAACTGCCGCCTTCCGTGTGCCTGTTTAGCCCACGCTGCGGCAAGGCTGCGATCGTCGAGCACGACGGTAGCGTCTATTCCTGCGATCACTTCATGTACCCGGAGTACCGCTTGGGCAATATCCAGACGGATGATCCTGCAGCCCTGCTCGCCTCACCCGCGCAACTGGCCTTCGGCGCGGCCAAGGAAGAAACGCTGCCAACCTATTGCCTAAAGTGCGACTACCGCTTCGCTTGCCATGGCGAGTGCCCGAAGAATCGCTTCATGAGCGCACCCAACGGCGAACCTGGCCTCAACTACCTGTGCCCGAGTTACAAGAAGTATTTCCACCATCTAACGCCCTACATGAACGCCATGGCCAAGC encodes:
- a CDS encoding 2,4'-dihydroxyacetophenone dioxygenase family protein, whose translation is MMYESIDTAVINDEDLPWVPFAPYSEEVFIKYIKCDPIRGETITLLKAPAGTTLPKHHHSGTVIVYTIKGAWKYIEHDWVSKVGGVVFETAGTSHTPIALAEYGDEIVTLNITQGDLLYYDEHDNICAIENWKTGVQRYRAFCEANGIEAKDITSFSV
- a CDS encoding arylsulfatase, with amino-acid sequence MPFPPTPSASDAKPTLQESNHQKRQQQSHLPADAPNILVIMLDDAGFAQSDTVGGAIHTPTLSRVADSGLRYNAFHTTAISSATRAALLTGRNHHRVGNGVIAELATDWDGYTGEIPKSSATMAEVLKQYGYSTAAFGKWHNTPPLDTTAAGPFDTWPTGYGFEHFYGFLAGETSQYEPRLYRDTTPIEPPRDPKYHLSEDLANQAVNWLQNQQTYAPSKPFFLYWTPGAVHGPHQVNAEWADKYKGKFAGGWDAYREQTFVRQKELGFIPQDAKLTPRPTELPAWDSLSAEQQQYQARLMEVYAGFMEHADTQAGKILDELEREGKRDNTLIFYVFGDNGASAEGMEGSINELLSQNGIQVPKEQQLKVLNGMYGGLPALGGPTLESMYSAAWAWAGSGPFPGTKLVAGYFGGTRTPLAVSWPKQIKADAKVRGQFHHVNDIVPTVYDILAITPPKEVNGVAQDPLDGISMRYTFGDAETKSQKLVQYFEVLGSRGIYKDGWMASVFGPRKPWVQGFAQFMGWSPENDQWALYNLTNDYSQATDLAASNPEKLAELKAEFDAQATANHVYPIGAGLYPFLNPSARIATNQREWHFSDRINRLPEFAAPNLRNQNNTVVVEAVVPANASGVLYAMGGIGGGVSLYLDDGYLVYEYNALAIARVKLRSAEKVPAGKVSIEVLTAMASAKPGSPASLSLRLNGQEVAKGATPFTPPLTFTASETFDVAKDLGSPVSLDYFERAPFAFNGKVNDVHVAYTP
- a CDS encoding anaerobic sulfatase maturase — encoded protein: MLTTDATPQGLHLMAKPIGPICNLDCSYCFYLEKEQQYPPRERFSMPDEVLRAYVQRYIAAQNSPEVEFTWQGGEPTLLGLEYFQHAVSYQRQFAGGKIIRNTLQTNGTLLDDDWCAFLARENFMVGLSLDGPREVHDLYRPDKRGRSSFDDVMRGLGLLKKHEVEFNVLVTVAREVAHYPLQVYRFLKAEGVRHIQFNPVVERQPSQPEVSQGLHFATPPELRLRAVPEPAAVTVQSVEPERYGDFLIAIFNEWVRQDVGNIHVMNFEWALASWCQLPPSVCLFSPRCGKAAIVEHDGSVYSCDHFMYPEYRLGNIQTDDPAALLASPAQLAFGAAKEETLPTYCLKCDYRFACHGECPKNRFMSAPNGEPGLNYLCPSYKKYFHHLTPYMNAMAKLVSHGQPVALIMQAFAGPLLVPLGPQP